A region of Candidatus Liberibacter africanus PTSAPSY DNA encodes the following proteins:
- the xth gene encoding exodeoxyribonuclease III, whose translation MSLVTIATWNVNSIRARIHNLTAWIKENDPDIICLQETKTENKTFPFDDLESFNYHIEARGQKSYNGVAILSKYNPIEVVTDLPGGDFDDQARFIEATFTINSQILRIGNLYVPNGNPITSTKYNTKISWIKSFLQFASQRLTLEEPLIFAGDYNIIPQPRDCYNPTIWQNDACFTLEVRQYFQKLQNIGFTDAIRATHDANNLYSFWDYYPESWAKNKGIRIDHIMLSPEAASLLHSSQIDTKPRGCVKPSDHTPVIVSLDIPE comes from the coding sequence GTGAGCTTAGTAACAATAGCCACTTGGAATGTCAATAGCATCCGAGCTCGCATACATAATCTAACCGCATGGATTAAAGAAAATGATCCAGATATTATATGCCTCCAAGAAACGAAAACCGAAAATAAAACATTCCCTTTTGATGACTTGGAATCCTTCAATTATCATATCGAAGCCCGTGGGCAAAAATCCTACAACGGAGTAGCTATTTTATCAAAATATAACCCTATAGAAGTTGTAACCGATCTCCCTGGAGGGGATTTTGACGATCAAGCACGCTTTATAGAAGCAACTTTCACGATTAATTCCCAAATATTACGTATAGGAAATCTATACGTCCCCAATGGAAATCCTATCACTTCCACCAAATATAATACCAAAATATCATGGATCAAGAGCTTTTTACAATTCGCATCCCAACGCCTTACATTGGAAGAACCTCTCATCTTTGCGGGAGACTACAATATTATCCCTCAACCCCGTGATTGCTATAATCCAACAATATGGCAAAACGATGCATGCTTTACATTGGAAGTACGGCAATATTTTCAAAAGTTACAAAACATCGGATTCACAGATGCAATACGCGCTACACATGATGCAAATAACCTTTATTCTTTTTGGGACTATTATCCAGAATCTTGGGCGAAGAACAAGGGAATACGCATTGATCACATAATGCTTTCTCCAGAAGCAGCTTCTTTGCTCCATTCATCTCAAATAGATACAAAACCACGTGGATGCGTAAAACCATCAGATCACACACCCGTCATAGTATCGTTAGATATCCCTGAATAG
- the trxB gene encoding thioredoxin-disulfide reductase yields MASYDSRVLIIGSGPAGYTAAIYAARSMLKPTIISGLDVGGQLMITESIENYPGFAAPIRGDWLMEQMRLQAENFGSNIVKDSVVSVDLNRRPFVIETKSSDIWYADSLIVATGSKAKWLGLESEKKFQGFGVSACATCDGFFYKNKDVFVIGGGNTAAEEALHLSKIARQVTMVHRRSSLRSEKILQERLFLQPNIDFLFDTEVVDILGSIPEPPLFPSVSGVRLHNKKDDIFFERNVNGIFMAIGYTPNTKIFRHQLKMTDTNYIWTMPNSTVTSILGVFAAGDVTDERYRQAITAASMGCMAALEAEKYLSIH; encoded by the coding sequence ATGGCTTCGTATGATTCTAGAGTATTAATTATTGGTTCAGGTCCTGCTGGATACACTGCGGCTATCTATGCTGCACGTTCTATGTTGAAACCAACGATTATATCTGGATTAGATGTTGGTGGTCAGCTAATGATAACCGAAAGCATTGAAAATTACCCAGGGTTTGCGGCTCCTATCCGAGGGGATTGGTTGATGGAACAAATGCGCCTTCAAGCTGAAAATTTCGGATCGAATATTGTTAAAGATTCAGTGGTGTCAGTAGATCTGAATCGTCGTCCCTTTGTTATAGAAACTAAATCATCTGATATTTGGTATGCTGATTCTTTGATTGTTGCGACAGGTTCTAAAGCAAAATGGCTTGGATTGGAAAGTGAAAAAAAATTTCAAGGTTTTGGTGTATCGGCATGTGCTACTTGTGATGGTTTTTTTTATAAGAATAAGGATGTTTTTGTTATAGGAGGGGGGAATACGGCTGCTGAAGAAGCTCTTCATCTTTCTAAAATCGCTCGCCAAGTGACAATGGTGCATCGTCGTTCATCGTTGCGATCGGAAAAGATTCTTCAAGAAAGATTATTTTTGCAGCCGAATATTGATTTTTTATTTGATACGGAAGTTGTTGATATTCTTGGTTCTATTCCAGAACCTCCACTTTTCCCATCTGTATCGGGGGTGCGTTTGCATAATAAGAAAGATGATATATTTTTTGAAAGGAATGTAAATGGAATCTTTATGGCTATTGGATATACTCCTAACACGAAGATTTTTCGTCATCAATTAAAGATGACAGATACAAATTATATATGGACAATGCCTAATTCTACAGTTACTAGTATTCTTGGGGTTTTTGCGGCTGGTGATGTGACGGATGAACGTTATCGACAAGCAATTACCGCTGCTTCTATGGGATGTATGGCGGCATTGGAAGCGGAAAAATACCTTTCCATTCATTGA
- a CDS encoding glucokinase, which yields MNNISSKNFPISFPVLLADIGGTNVRFAILRDMQSELEFCCTVQIADYDNLEHAIREVIYSKISIRIRSAFLAIAASIGDQKSFMLTNYQWIIDPEELISRMQFEDVLLINDFEAQALAICSLSSSDYVPVGRVIEDSSSLFSSRAVVGPGTGLGVSSVIRLKNSWVPISCEGGHMNIGPSSKRDYEIFPHLTDRAEGRLSAEKLLSGKGLLNIYKAICKANGFENKTVVSSEDIVSHSDDPIALEAINLFCEYLGRVAGDLALIFMARGGVYISGGIVYKIIDLLRKSSFRQAFENKAPHKELMRKIPTYVITNPNVAISGMISYIKMADHFNLIFNEGVKRRWIKS from the coding sequence ATGAATAATATATCAAGTAAAAATTTCCCGATTTCCTTTCCCGTTCTTTTAGCCGATATAGGGGGAACGAATGTTCGTTTTGCGATATTGCGTGATATGCAATCTGAGCTTGAATTTTGTTGTACAGTACAGATCGCTGATTATGATAATTTAGAGCACGCAATACGAGAAGTAATTTACAGTAAAATTTCTATACGAATACGTTCTGCTTTTCTAGCTATTGCGGCTTCGATTGGTGATCAAAAAAGTTTTATGCTGACAAATTATCAGTGGATTATTGATCCAGAAGAACTAATATCGCGTATGCAGTTTGAAGACGTATTGCTGATCAATGATTTTGAAGCACAAGCGTTAGCTATTTGTTCCTTATCTTCTTCTGATTATGTTCCTGTTGGTCGGGTTATAGAAGATAGTAGTTCTTTGTTTTCATCTAGAGCGGTTGTTGGTCCTGGAACAGGATTGGGTGTTTCAAGTGTGATACGTTTAAAAAATTCTTGGGTTCCAATTTCTTGTGAAGGAGGACACATGAATATAGGTCCTAGTTCAAAACGTGATTATGAAATTTTTCCTCATTTAACAGATCGTGCTGAAGGACGGTTGTCTGCTGAAAAATTGCTTTCTGGTAAAGGGCTTCTCAATATTTATAAGGCTATTTGTAAAGCTAATGGCTTCGAAAATAAAACAGTAGTATCATCAGAAGATATTGTGTCTCATAGTGATGATCCTATCGCTTTGGAAGCAATTAATTTGTTTTGTGAATATCTTGGGCGTGTTGCAGGAGATCTTGCTTTGATTTTTATGGCCAGAGGTGGGGTATATATTTCTGGTGGTATTGTTTATAAAATTATAGATTTATTGCGTAAGTCTAGTTTTAGACAGGCTTTTGAAAATAAAGCGCCTCATAAAGAACTTATGCGTAAAATACCTACATATGTTATAACCAATCCTAATGTTGCAATTTCAGGTATGATTTCTTACATCAAAATGGCAGATCACTTTAATCTTATTTTCAATGAAGGAGTGAAAAGGCGGTGGATTAAATCTTGA
- a CDS encoding 2,3-bisphosphoglycerate-dependent phosphoglycerate mutase — translation MNRRLVLVRHGQSEWNIKNLFTGLRNPPLTSVGITEAIDVGKKFVEQGIAFDAAFSSSLKRAQDTCQIILREINQQYITPIYDDSLNERDYGHLSGMNKDDVCKEWGKEQVRLWRRSYDIAPPGGESLRDTVARVIPYYVQSILPLILQGKSVLVAAHGNSLRSLIMVLEKITIENIPELTIGTGEAFVYHLDVDATIISKHIIQKMYCHDSFVKT, via the coding sequence GTGAATAGAAGGCTTGTTTTAGTACGACATGGTCAAAGTGAGTGGAATATCAAAAATCTTTTTACTGGATTGCGTAATCCACCATTAACTTCTGTTGGAATAACTGAGGCAATTGATGTTGGTAAAAAATTTGTTGAGCAAGGTATAGCGTTTGATGCGGCTTTTAGTTCTTCTTTAAAACGAGCTCAAGATACTTGTCAGATAATTTTGCGAGAAATTAATCAACAGTATATTACCCCCATTTATGATGATTCACTTAATGAGCGGGATTATGGACATCTTTCTGGGATGAACAAAGATGATGTTTGTAAAGAATGGGGAAAAGAACAGGTGCGCCTTTGGCGTCGTTCTTATGATATAGCTCCACCAGGGGGAGAAAGCCTGAGAGATACAGTTGCTCGTGTTATACCTTATTATGTGCAATCGATATTACCTCTTATTCTTCAGGGAAAATCAGTTCTTGTCGCAGCACATGGAAATTCTTTGCGTTCTTTAATTATGGTTTTGGAAAAAATAACAATAGAAAATATCCCTGAATTGACGATAGGTACGGGAGAAGCGTTTGTTTACCATCTAGATGTAGATGCAACTATTATTTCAAAGCATATTATTCAAAAGATGTATTGCCATGATTCCTTTGTTAAAACATAG
- the dapB gene encoding 4-hydroxy-tetrahydrodipicolinate reductase, giving the protein MQQLPMKVSVLGGGRMGKALIKEIHNHPSIILHSVIVRSDSPLIGQDVGNVIGISPMGVMFSDDLVGAFQSVDGIIDFSSPALTLQSLNLSSQRNLVHIIGTTGFSVKENEMIASFAKNVRIVKSGNMSLGINFLRFLVEIAAEYFPGKDWDFEILEMHHRHKLDSPSGTALLLGEAIADGRKENLADHIVLNHNQQKQVRKEGSVGISSLRAGSIVGEHSVIIAGEGESITLSHSAYDRCIFARGSLTAALWAQSQNSGLYSMRDVLRFRLEGQGK; this is encoded by the coding sequence ATGCAGCAATTGCCCATGAAGGTAAGTGTTTTAGGTGGGGGGCGTATGGGGAAAGCTTTAATTAAAGAGATCCATAATCATCCTTCTATTATATTACATTCTGTTATCGTGCGTTCTGATTCTCCGCTTATAGGACAAGATGTAGGAAATGTTATCGGCATATCTCCTATGGGTGTTATGTTTTCTGATGACTTGGTAGGTGCATTCCAATCTGTAGATGGAATTATTGATTTTTCTTCTCCTGCACTGACTTTACAATCTTTAAATCTTTCATCGCAACGCAATCTTGTACACATTATTGGTACTACAGGTTTTTCTGTTAAAGAAAATGAGATGATTGCTTCTTTTGCTAAAAATGTACGGATTGTTAAATCAGGAAATATGAGTTTAGGAATAAATTTTTTAAGATTTTTAGTTGAAATTGCGGCAGAATACTTTCCAGGGAAAGATTGGGATTTTGAAATTTTAGAAATGCATCATCGACATAAATTAGATTCTCCTTCAGGAACGGCATTATTACTTGGAGAAGCAATAGCGGATGGTCGTAAAGAAAACCTTGCGGATCATATTGTCTTAAATCATAATCAACAAAAACAGGTGCGCAAAGAAGGATCTGTTGGTATTTCTTCATTGCGCGCTGGATCTATCGTTGGAGAGCATTCTGTTATTATAGCAGGGGAAGGTGAATCTATTACTTTATCTCATAGCGCATACGATCGTTGTATTTTTGCACGAGGATCTTTGACTGCGGCATTATGGGCACAATCTCAAAATTCTGGTTTGTATTCTATGCGGGATGTTTTGAGATTTAGATTAGAAGGACAAGGTAAGTGA
- a CDS encoding HesB/IscA family protein produces the protein MIKITDAAAMQIKHILESNSDKKALRIAINGGGCSGFSYKFDLESERYDDDVVFEKDGAQIFIDKKSLPYLINSEVDFVDNFLSKSFQIRNPNAKSNCGCGTSFSI, from the coding sequence ATGATAAAGATTACCGATGCAGCTGCCATGCAAATTAAACATATTTTGGAATCCAACAGCGATAAAAAAGCTCTCCGCATTGCCATAAATGGCGGAGGATGCTCCGGTTTTTCGTATAAATTTGACTTAGAATCCGAACGATACGACGACGACGTTGTATTTGAGAAAGATGGAGCTCAAATCTTTATAGACAAAAAATCACTCCCATATCTTATCAATTCAGAAGTTGATTTTGTAGATAATTTTTTAAGTAAATCTTTTCAAATACGCAATCCTAATGCCAAAAGTAACTGTGGATGCGGAACAAGTTTTTCTATATAA
- a CDS encoding SCO family protein yields MKTFLIILGTIFLAVLSAWVYLSFGSKFVYDNQRLNTDVHLITQDGADFPISFLYKKPSIVVFGFTHCSEVCPTTLSTLDNLLKKVDPSGELLNAYFITVDPKRDTPDVMKNFVKRFSDRIIGLSGDPVSVMSVAKSFRIYVNNVLAEKSYPEKKYFVDHTTALLLFNTSGNIVGIISYKEDFNSSIQKINRLIEQGKSAK; encoded by the coding sequence ATGAAGACGTTTTTGATAATTTTAGGCACTATATTCCTTGCAGTACTAAGTGCTTGGGTATATTTATCTTTTGGTTCAAAATTTGTTTATGATAATCAAAGATTGAATACCGATGTTCATCTGATCACGCAAGATGGAGCGGATTTTCCGATTAGTTTTTTATATAAAAAGCCGTCGATTGTTGTTTTTGGGTTTACACATTGTTCTGAAGTTTGCCCTACTACATTATCTACGTTAGATAATTTACTAAAAAAAGTTGATCCAAGTGGGGAATTATTAAACGCATATTTTATTACGGTTGATCCGAAAAGAGATACTCCAGACGTTATGAAAAATTTTGTAAAACGATTTTCTGATCGTATTATCGGACTATCGGGTGATCCTGTTAGTGTTATGAGTGTAGCAAAGAGTTTTCGCATCTACGTTAATAATGTTCTAGCAGAGAAATCATATCCAGAAAAAAAATATTTTGTTGATCACACAACGGCGCTCTTGTTATTTAATACTTCTGGAAATATCGTGGGTATCATTTCTTACAAAGAAGATTTTAATTCTTCTATTCAAAAGATCAATCGATTGATTGAACAGGGAAAATCAGCAAAATAA
- a CDS encoding LysR family transcriptional regulator, whose product MSLDWDKLRFFYLVARSSSFTQAAEQLNLSQSSISRHISRLEAEVGVKLFYRHARGLTLTEQGTKLHQVTSEVYCKLENAQIELQESSEKPSGKLRIATTIDLGQNLLHGILTEFLLLHPDIKVQFILDNKDIDISMDYADCAIRLQKPIQPALIQRKLVTINMHAYASPQYIKNRGEPLSIQDLDKHNLITFGDLIPKCMEDFNWLATIDRPLGEPRVSYLQINSYLSIMQCCVLGSGIALLPDYIVKDNQDLVRVMKDVTTPSFAVYFCYPDALKNTGKLKAFRDFIVLKSRDWKF is encoded by the coding sequence ATGTCTTTGGATTGGGATAAATTACGGTTTTTTTATTTGGTTGCTAGATCTTCTTCCTTTACCCAGGCGGCAGAACAACTGAATCTTTCCCAGTCGTCTATTAGTAGGCATATAAGTAGACTTGAAGCAGAGGTGGGCGTGAAGCTTTTTTATCGTCATGCACGTGGGCTTACGTTAACAGAACAGGGGACTAAACTGCATCAGGTTACATCTGAGGTTTATTGCAAGTTAGAAAATGCGCAAATTGAATTACAGGAATCATCAGAAAAACCATCTGGAAAATTGCGAATTGCAACAACAATAGATTTAGGTCAAAATCTATTACATGGTATTTTAACAGAGTTTTTATTGTTGCATCCTGACATTAAAGTTCAATTTATTCTGGATAATAAAGATATAGATATTAGTATGGACTATGCTGATTGTGCTATTCGCCTGCAGAAACCAATTCAACCTGCTTTAATACAGCGTAAATTAGTGACAATTAACATGCATGCGTATGCTTCTCCTCAATATATTAAAAATCGCGGAGAACCATTATCTATTCAAGATTTAGATAAGCATAATTTAATTACTTTTGGAGATTTGATCCCCAAGTGTATGGAGGATTTTAATTGGTTAGCGACTATTGATCGTCCTTTGGGGGAACCAAGGGTCTCTTACCTGCAGATTAATAGTTATCTTTCGATTATGCAATGCTGTGTTTTAGGATCTGGAATAGCTCTTTTGCCAGATTATATTGTTAAAGATAATCAAGATTTGGTAAGGGTTATGAAAGATGTTACTACGCCATCTTTTGCAGTTTATTTTTGTTATCCTGATGCATTAAAAAACACTGGGAAATTAAAGGCTTTTAGAGATTTTATTGTTCTTAAATCGCGAGATTGGAAATTTTAA
- the argS gene encoding arginine--tRNA ligase produces MYLFTDFSVRLRNYIQCIDSKTKVEKKILDRIVVERPRDCAHGHLSTNAAMILSRPLGLDPITIADLIVSRIKMDPDVASVSIAGKGFINLYLSSSYLRNIIYSIVVDGIKYGRNLIGANRKVNIEYVSANPTGPMHVGHCRCAVVGDTIANLMAFSGYEVTREYYINDAGVQIDTLARSAYWRYQQALYNHDSEIPEGFYPGDYLKHVGQELVDKYGSKLLDFPEEKWLAIIKDYSVQAMMLLIKDDLKALNIHHDLFVSENDFHQGDPSPIQEIIDKLALQGYIYQGTLPLPKSKKTQKCEIDRKQLLFRSTVVGDDVDRPLLKLDGSYTYFAADLAYFNCKYKRGFDEIVYVMGSDHSGYVKRLEAVAAAVSEKKANINVLLCELVRLYRDGMPIKMSKRAGDFITLRYVVDEVGCDPVRFMMLWRKNSELLDFDFCKVKEQSKENPVFYVQYAYARCRSIFRQARDVFPDLDFDLFPRKKIPKEFEFEFDASELQLIVHLAEYPRVVEHATSFQEPHKLAFYLYDLASIFHGHWNHGKENPKLKFIQENNKELTMMRLQLVYAVASIINSGLNIIGVESPHEMS; encoded by the coding sequence ATGTATCTCTTCACGGATTTTAGTGTTCGTTTGAGAAATTATATTCAATGTATTGATTCTAAAACAAAAGTAGAAAAGAAAATTTTAGATCGGATTGTTGTTGAACGTCCTCGCGATTGTGCGCATGGTCATTTATCTACTAATGCTGCGATGATTTTGAGTCGTCCTCTTGGTCTTGATCCGATTACTATAGCTGACTTAATTGTTTCTCGTATAAAGATGGATCCTGATGTAGCATCCGTGTCTATTGCGGGGAAAGGATTTATAAATTTATACTTGTCTTCTTCTTATTTAAGAAACATTATTTATTCTATTGTTGTTGATGGAATAAAATATGGTCGTAATTTAATTGGTGCAAATAGAAAAGTTAACATCGAATATGTTTCGGCTAATCCAACGGGTCCAATGCATGTTGGGCATTGTCGTTGTGCTGTTGTAGGAGATACGATTGCTAACCTCATGGCATTTTCTGGTTATGAAGTAACGAGGGAATATTATATTAACGATGCAGGCGTGCAAATTGATACATTAGCTCGCTCTGCATATTGGCGTTATCAACAGGCTCTTTATAACCATGATTCTGAGATTCCAGAAGGGTTTTATCCAGGTGATTATTTAAAACATGTGGGGCAAGAATTAGTAGATAAGTATGGTTCAAAGCTTTTGGATTTTCCTGAGGAAAAATGGTTAGCAATCATCAAGGATTATTCTGTGCAGGCAATGATGCTTCTCATTAAAGATGATTTAAAAGCTCTCAATATACACCATGACCTCTTTGTTTCAGAGAATGATTTTCATCAAGGTGACCCCTCTCCTATACAGGAGATCATTGATAAGCTAGCCCTTCAAGGATATATATATCAGGGAACGCTTCCTCTACCTAAATCAAAAAAAACTCAAAAATGTGAAATAGATCGTAAACAATTGCTATTTCGTTCAACAGTGGTTGGAGATGATGTTGATCGTCCCTTACTTAAATTAGATGGATCTTATACTTATTTTGCTGCGGATCTTGCTTATTTTAACTGCAAATATAAACGCGGTTTTGATGAGATTGTGTACGTAATGGGATCTGATCATAGCGGGTATGTAAAACGCCTTGAAGCAGTAGCCGCTGCCGTTTCAGAAAAAAAAGCAAATATTAATGTGCTGTTATGTGAATTAGTTAGACTTTATAGGGATGGTATGCCTATTAAAATGTCAAAACGTGCAGGAGATTTTATAACTTTACGGTACGTTGTTGATGAAGTAGGGTGTGACCCAGTACGTTTTATGATGTTGTGGAGGAAAAATTCAGAATTATTGGATTTTGATTTTTGTAAAGTTAAGGAACAATCAAAGGAAAATCCTGTGTTTTACGTGCAGTATGCTTATGCACGATGTAGATCTATCTTTAGGCAGGCGAGAGATGTTTTCCCTGATCTTGACTTTGATTTGTTTCCAAGAAAAAAAATACCTAAAGAATTTGAATTTGAATTTGATGCGAGTGAATTACAATTAATTGTACATCTTGCAGAATATCCTCGTGTTGTTGAGCATGCTACTTCTTTTCAAGAACCTCACAAGCTTGCTTTTTATTTGTATGATCTAGCTAGTATTTTTCATGGTCATTGGAACCATGGAAAAGAAAATCCAAAGTTAAAGTTTATACAAGAAAACAATAAAGAGTTAACCATGATGAGATTGCAGTTAGTTTATGCTGTTGCCTCTATTATTAATTCTGGTCTTAATATTATAGGGGTTGAATCTCCCCATGAAATGAGTTGA
- a CDS encoding deoxyguanosinetriphosphate triphosphohydrolase, translating into MVIARKLGFGYQKKAVYAADPIHSLGRIYTEPKSRTRSEFQRDRDRVIHTTAFRRLKDKTQVFFKRQRDHYRTRLMHTIEVSQISRSLARALKIDEDLAEAIALAHDLGHPPFGHIGESILQELLSSYGGFEHNMQSLRIVTELEHSYADFDGINLTWETLEGLLGHNGPFLQQGSVKRDIAPKIFYEHYHAHGLDLANFSSLEGQVAAIADDIAYDAHDIDDGVRSGLLTFDMLGEVAFLQKHIASLHDIYGNLDEKRLVHELVRRQITSMVEDVITVSQNRIALLKPVSIKDIRSANYRIVSFSDEMAIVDNEIKSMLRKYVYRHPSIINGSNQIANIIRNLFFAYMSDPLKMRGYDQLECEKNMDDSVKARHIADYLVGMTDGYAIHEHHVLFGYIPDFAGCYSDFY; encoded by the coding sequence GTGGTAATAGCACGTAAATTAGGATTTGGTTATCAAAAAAAAGCTGTGTATGCCGCAGATCCTATACATAGTTTGGGAAGAATTTATACAGAGCCCAAAAGTAGAACCCGTTCTGAATTTCAAAGAGATCGTGATCGCGTAATTCATACTACAGCATTTAGGCGATTGAAAGATAAGACACAAGTTTTTTTTAAAAGACAAAGGGATCATTATCGTACTCGTTTAATGCATACGATTGAAGTATCACAAATATCCAGGTCTTTGGCACGTGCACTCAAGATTGATGAAGATCTAGCTGAAGCAATAGCGTTAGCGCATGATTTGGGTCATCCTCCTTTTGGTCATATCGGAGAAAGTATTTTGCAGGAACTTCTTTCTTCGTATGGTGGTTTTGAGCATAACATGCAGTCTTTGCGTATTGTAACAGAATTAGAACATAGTTATGCAGATTTTGATGGTATCAATCTCACTTGGGAAACCTTAGAGGGATTGTTAGGACACAACGGTCCGTTTTTACAACAAGGATCCGTAAAGAGAGATATTGCTCCAAAGATATTTTATGAGCATTATCATGCGCATGGTTTGGATCTTGCAAATTTTTCCAGTCTTGAAGGACAAGTTGCGGCTATTGCTGATGATATTGCATATGATGCACATGATATAGATGATGGTGTTCGTTCAGGGTTATTGACCTTTGATATGTTGGGGGAAGTGGCATTTTTGCAAAAACATATTGCATCATTACATGATATTTATGGCAATTTAGATGAAAAACGTTTGGTTCATGAGCTTGTAAGACGGCAAATTACTTCTATGGTTGAAGATGTAATAACGGTATCGCAAAATAGAATAGCGCTTTTAAAACCTGTTTCAATTAAGGATATTCGTTCTGCCAATTATAGAATTGTATCTTTTTCCGATGAGATGGCTATAGTAGATAATGAGATTAAGTCTATGCTCCGGAAATATGTATATCGTCATCCTAGCATTATAAATGGTTCTAATCAGATAGCGAATATCATTCGAAATCTTTTTTTTGCATATATGTCAGATCCATTGAAAATGAGGGGTTACGATCAACTGGAATGTGAAAAAAATATGGATGATTCTGTGAAAGCACGACACATTGCGGATTACCTTGTGGGAATGACAGATGGTTATGCGATACATGAACACCATGTTTTATTTGGTTATATTCCTGATTTTGCAGGGTGCTATTCTGATTTTTATTGA